The genomic window AAATCCGGCCCCAGCGTGCCCGACCCGGGGATCGAGCTGGTCGAGTATCCCTGGCTGGGCACTGAGACCAGCCTGACCTCGGTGCGGCTCAACAGTCCGGCAGGCCCGTTCAAGGCCGCCTCGTTGTTGACGTTGGGCGCGCGCGCTCTGCGGCGACATATCGAGCAGCGCGGCTGCGACGCGGTGCTGGCGTTCTGGGCGATTCCCGGCGGGCTGATCGCACGATCGGCCTGCCTGCCCCTGGGCGTGCCCTATGCGGTCTGGGCGTTGGGTTCCGACATCTGGCGCTACGAGCACTCGCGGCTTGTGGGGCCGACCCTGCGACGGGTGCTGCGCGACGCGACCGCGCTCTATGCCGACGGCCTGGAGCTGGCGCAGCGGGTCGAGGCCGTGGCCGGACGCAAGTGCGCTTTCGCGCCCAGCTCGCGTCGACTGCCCGATCCCGACGATTTGCCGAATCTCGACCAAAGTAAAAAACAGCTGCTGTTCGTGGGGCGCTATCACCCCAACAAGGGGCCGGACGTGTTGCTTGAGGCGACCCAGCTTCTGCATCGCGAGCTACCCGACATGCGGCTGAGCGTTTTTGGCCAAGGCGAGCTGCAATCGTCGCTAACGGCTCGGGCCGCACGGCCGGACCTCGACGGATGTGTGGAGGTCGGCGGATTCATCGGGGCCCAGCGCTTTGCCGCGCACCTCGATCAGGTCGACGCGCTGGTGATCCCCTCGCGCATCGAGAGCATTCCGGTGGTGCTCTCCGACGCGGCACAACGCGGAACGCCGCTGGTGGTCACGGACGTGGGCGACATGGGCGCGCTGGTCAGGCAATACTCGGCGGGCGAGGTGGCGCGGCCCGAGGATCCGGCGGACCTGGCGCGGGCCATGGGCGAAGTGCTCGAACGCGGGCGCGGGGCATACGCCCTGGGCCTGGCCGCCTTGGCCGCACTCTTTGACATCGAGTCGACCATGCAGCAGATCAGCGGACAGCTCGAAACGGCGGCCCAGAGTGAGGCAGTAGGTCGCGCCGGAATTTGCGCACGGCTGTTCACGCGGCTGATCGCCAAGCTCTCGGCCCTGGCCGGACGAGCCGTGCGACCGGGCATGCGCCTGCGTCCCGGCGGGTTTGAGGCCGGGCATCCCAAGCATCTGCTGCCCGAGTCGGCCGACCACCACTGGTACCTCGAGCATCTCAAGGCGGACTTGCTGGTGCTCGACCTGGGGTGCGATCGCGGTGGACACGCGCGGCGCGCGGCGCGGGTGGCGCGGGCCGTGGTCGGCATCGAGCGCGAGCAAGCGGCGCTGCTGGCGGCACGTCAGGCCGGGGAGGCGGACTATTTGCGGGCCGACCTCGAATTGCCGCTGCCGTTTCGTTCCGACGCGTTTGATTGCGTGCTGGCCCTGGACGTGATCGAACACCTCGACGGACGCGACGAGTTCCTGGCCGAGGCGCGGCGGGTGCTGCGCGAGCGCGGTCTGTTGTTGCTCTCGGCGCCCAACTCGCGCACCGCGTGGAAGCGCGCATTGGCGCGCGCAGGCTTGAGTCCGCTGGCCGACCCGACGCATCGCATTGAGTACGCTGAACGCGAGCTGCGCGCAGTCTGCGAGCGGGCGGGATTCGAGGTGCTGCGCGTCGAGCCGGTGGTGCTCGACACTCCCTGGGCGCGGCTGATCGACCTGATCGGAGTATTGAGCATCCCGCTCTACCGCAAGGGTGTACAATGGAAACGCGCGCGCGCGCTGTCCAACCCGGACCAAAGCACCGGCTTTCGTTTAACGTTACGCAAGACGGCGGTTTAAGGAGGGAGCAATGTCGGGGATCAGCATCGAATCCACAAGTTGCAGAAGGATCATCGGGCGGCTCGAAACCGGGGACGATCTGCGGGCCGGGATTATCCAGCAGGCCAAGCTCCACAATGTGACCGCCGGCACGGTTACGGCTATCGGCGCGTTGAGCCGGCTCGAAGTCTCGGAGTATCACCAGGACAAGCGGCGCTACACCTATCCGATCAAACGCGAAGCAGCGGTCGAGGTGCTCAACCTCACCGGCAACCTGACCCTTCGAGACGAAGAGCTGGTGCTGCACGCGCACATCGTCGCCTCGTATACCGACGAGGACGAGCTGCTCAGCGGCACGGTGCACTTCATCGGCGGCCACGTGGTGGCCGGCACGGTCTACGCGCTGGAGTTCGAGATCCAGGCGATGGACGACGTGTTGCTGCATCGCGGGATGCACGGGCCCACCGGCCTGACGCTCTGGGATCGGGTCGAGCGCAAACTCTAGCCCGGATTATTCATGGGGCTTCTACTGCGGCGCACAATTCATCCGCGCTAAATAATTATCAGTCGCCCTCGGCGCGTTGTGCCGGGTCGGCGCAGCAGCGCAGGCCGTCGTCGGAGTAGGTGCCTTCCTCGGGGAAGTGCCGGTGACGGCTGGTGCAGTCCTGGCCGTACCAATCCGACCACCACGAGGTGCCGCCGCGCAAAATGTACATCCGGCGATACCCCTCCTGATCAAACGGCGTCGAGGTCCACTCCGAGAGATTGCCGTTGAGATCGAAGATCCCCTCGGGCGTGACGCATTCGGGGAACGAGCCGCTGGGACGCCGCGGACCGGACTGGCCGTCGCCACCGCCCCAGTTGCAGCGGCTGGACTCGAGCCGGTCGCCGTAACAGTACTCACGGCCCTCCACGCCCGAGCAAGCGCGGTCCCACTCGTCCTCGGTACACAGCCGTTTTCCCTGCTGCGCGCACAGCTCGCCCGCCTCGTGCCAGTTGACGTAGTTGCGCGGCTCGACCCCCTTGTGATTGGGATATTCGTAGATGTCCATGCAAAAGGTCGGCACCTCGATTCGTTGTGGCTCGCGCTCCCACGACTTGGGCTGATGCTCGTGGCCCACGCTGATTGCAGCCGCGGAAAGCAGCGCCATGCCCTCGGGGCAGACGAGGTTCCCGACCGTTGCGGGTTCGGGCTGCGGCGCGGCCTGAATGCGGCGGCAGAAGTGGATGTTTTCGATGGTGGTCTGCACCTCGTAGTTGCCCTCGATCCATTGGCGCAGCTCGGGGAAATCGCGGCGCAACGCGGTCAGCGAATCCATGGCATGGCCGTTGATCCAGGGCATGGAATCGCCGCTGACCAGCAGCACGTATTTGGGCCGCGCGGCTCGCAGATCGCGCAGCAGCTCCTCGTACCAGTCCTGACGATGCCACGAGGCGACGATCGGGTAGTTCGAGCAGAAGCGCGTGGGCGCAGGCCGATCGGCCAGATAGTAGATCAGCGTCTCAAAGCCCCAGATGTAGATCGGCTCTCCCGGCGCTGTGTGCTGCCGCAGAAATTCAGCCCCCAGGTAGTTGGCCGTGGCCGAGAAATCGCCGCCATGCTCGATGCTGTCAAAGCGCGCCAAGTGCTCGCGTTGGCTCAGCGTACCGGTGGCCAGCCCTCGCGCCTCGGATATGCGCGTGACGTACTCGCCTCCGTAACGCCCGACAAAGCTCAGCGCGCAGACCACAAGTATGGCCGCGCCCGCCAGTGCCCAGACCAGGCGGCGCGTGGTAAAGGCGACCATGACCCGGTCCACGAACACGGCCGCGAGCATTGCCAGCGGCGCTAATAACGGCAGCCAATGGTAGGCGTAGAACTTGCCCATCACGTCCATGCCCAGCACGGTGGCCACGAGCCAGGCGCAAAGTGCCAGCCCGTGCGCGCGACGATCGCGCAGCAACAACCAGGCCGCGGCGATTAGCCCGGGCACGGCAATCAGCGCCTGGTCCAACACGAATCGGCAATGCTGCCCCAAGGCGAAGCGCAGGAACTCGGCGAGTTGCCCCTGGTAGGTCAGCACCGCGTACTTGGGCGCGAACACGAACAGCGTGTAGAAGAAGTCGTCCCACGCTCCCAATGCCACGAGATGCATTGCGAACGCGGCCAACCCGACGCAGAACCCCACGCTGAGCACCGCGGTCCTGCCGACCCGCGCGAACAACCCGTAGGGCCGCAGCCGCAAGCCTTGGCCGAAAATCAGCGCCAGCACCGGAAGGTAGATCAATCCTTGGGTGAAGCGGACCAGAAACACCGCGGCCATCAGCAGCCCGGCGAGCAGATCCCACGACCAGCGCGGCCCGCGCGACTTGGGCAGCAGCGCGATCAACGCCAACGCCGAGGGCAGGGCGGCCAGCGAGTCGGTGTTGCCCAGGTTCCAAAAATTGTTTCCCAGGTAGTAGGCCGCCAGGTACAGCACGCCGGACCAGGTGCCGACCCGCGTGTTGAACAGCCGACGTCCCAGGCCGAACAGCGCCAGGCCGGTGGCCGCCTGCCACAACAGATCGCCCAGCCGCAGGGCCAGGCCGCCTTTTCCCAGCAGCGCGATCCACGAGGCGTAGACGTAGAACACGCCCGGCGGTCGGATTTCCCACGCGTCGGAGTAGGGCGCACCGCCGTGAAGCAACACATCGGCGATGTACAGCCCGATCCCCTGATCGCGTCCCAGGGGCAGCCACAGCGCGGGACCGCCGAGCAGCAGCGCCGCGAGCAGCACCAGCAGCCATCCGGCGCGCCCCGGCCGTTTCAAATCTGCGATTGCCGAACTATCCATTGAACGGGCATTATACAGACTGACAAACAACGATGCTCGAAATGAGCAGAGGATAAAGATGGCGCGGACCGTGATCGTGATGCCGGCGTACAACGCCGAGAAGACCCTGCAGAAAACCCTGGCCGACATACCCGAGGGATTGGCCGAACACGTGATCCTGGTGGACGATGCCAGCACCGACCGCACGGCGGAGCTGGCGCGCGATCTGGGCCTGACCGTGTTCGTGCACGAACGCAACCGCGGCTACGGCGCCAACCAGAAGACCTGCTACCGCGAGGCGCTCAAGCTCGGGGCCGAGGTGGTGGTGATGATCCACCCCGACTACCAGTACGACAGCGCACTGGCCCCGCACCTAGTCGACCTGATCGCCCGCGGCTACTTCGACGTGATGCTCGGCACGCGCATCCGCACGCGCGGCGAGACCATGGCCGGCGGCATGCCCTGGTGGAAGTACCTCTCCAACCGCTTCCTGACCCTGGCCGAGAACGTGCTCACCGGACAGAACCTCTCCGAGTGGCACACCGGCTACCGCGCCTACTCGCGCAAGGTGCTCGAAACGGTCCCCTGGGAGCGCAACTCCGACGACTTCATCTTCGACTCGCAGTTCCTGATGCAGACGGCCTTTCTCGGATTCAAAATCGCCGAGATCCCGGTGCCCGTGCGCTACTACGACGACTCGAGCTCGATCAACTTCAAACGCAGCGCAACCTACGGCCTGCTTACTCTGTACACGGCCCTGCAGTTCGCCCTGGCCCGCACCAAAATCCACCGCGCCAAACTCTTCGAGCCCAAATAGCACGCGAGAGATGCACAAAACCCCGACCCTGGGGGACGAATAGCCATCCATGCGCATCTTTTTTCTTGACATTTGCAGCTCAAAATATCAATTATTAATATGGTTCATTGAAACACAAGAAACACTCGGACGGGGGTTCGACTCCGGTTTCCTCCACCAGTTTTCTTTTTTGAACCGGTTCTCTCTGTCTTTCGGATTAGCACGAGGGTCTTTTGCAACGCCACGTACAAGCGCTTGAAGTCAACGGTTTTTCCAGGGTTGGGACGGCTGCCGGCTCGCGCAATCTTATGGACGCGGTTGCGCCCCCAAGCACCCATTTTGCCCCCCCCAATAGCCCTTTCTCCGTCTCTTTCTCTGAATCTTTTGGACTACCCCCACCTCGTCCTAAAGATGAGAGTGCTTATAAATCAAGTAGTTATAAAGACAGTTTTTCGGAGAGTTCGACTCCCGCGACGATTAGCATGGAACTCTTTATTACGAGAAAGGGGTCTATAATGCCGCCAAAAGCCTTTTTTAGTTGCCGCTTCGATAACGACAGCAAAGAAATAATAAACTA from Candidatus Alcyoniella australis includes these protein-coding regions:
- a CDS encoding SUMF1/EgtB/PvdO family nonheme iron enzyme, which translates into the protein MDSSAIADLKRPGRAGWLLVLLAALLLGGPALWLPLGRDQGIGLYIADVLLHGGAPYSDAWEIRPPGVFYVYASWIALLGKGGLALRLGDLLWQAATGLALFGLGRRLFNTRVGTWSGVLYLAAYYLGNNFWNLGNTDSLAALPSALALIALLPKSRGPRWSWDLLAGLLMAAVFLVRFTQGLIYLPVLALIFGQGLRLRPYGLFARVGRTAVLSVGFCVGLAAFAMHLVALGAWDDFFYTLFVFAPKYAVLTYQGQLAEFLRFALGQHCRFVLDQALIAVPGLIAAAWLLLRDRRAHGLALCAWLVATVLGMDVMGKFYAYHWLPLLAPLAMLAAVFVDRVMVAFTTRRLVWALAGAAILVVCALSFVGRYGGEYVTRISEARGLATGTLSQREHLARFDSIEHGGDFSATANYLGAEFLRQHTAPGEPIYIWGFETLIYYLADRPAPTRFCSNYPIVASWHRQDWYEELLRDLRAARPKYVLLVSGDSMPWINGHAMDSLTALRRDFPELRQWIEGNYEVQTTIENIHFCRRIQAAPQPEPATVGNLVCPEGMALLSAAAISVGHEHQPKSWEREPQRIEVPTFCMDIYEYPNHKGVEPRNYVNWHEAGELCAQQGKRLCTEDEWDRACSGVEGREYCYGDRLESSRCNWGGGDGQSGPRRPSGSFPECVTPEGIFDLNGNLSEWTSTPFDQEGYRRMYILRGGTSWWSDWYGQDCTSRHRHFPEEGTYSDDGLRCCADPAQRAEGD
- a CDS encoding glycosyltransferase; translated protein: MRLCLVASSYPRTPEDSINAGVFVRDCALAARDAGHRVSVVTHRKSGPSVPDPGIELVEYPWLGTETSLTSVRLNSPAGPFKAASLLTLGARALRRHIEQRGCDAVLAFWAIPGGLIARSACLPLGVPYAVWALGSDIWRYEHSRLVGPTLRRVLRDATALYADGLELAQRVEAVAGRKCAFAPSSRRLPDPDDLPNLDQSKKQLLFVGRYHPNKGPDVLLEATQLLHRELPDMRLSVFGQGELQSSLTARAARPDLDGCVEVGGFIGAQRFAAHLDQVDALVIPSRIESIPVVLSDAAQRGTPLVVTDVGDMGALVRQYSAGEVARPEDPADLARAMGEVLERGRGAYALGLAALAALFDIESTMQQISGQLETAAQSEAVGRAGICARLFTRLIAKLSALAGRAVRPGMRLRPGGFEAGHPKHLLPESADHHWYLEHLKADLLVLDLGCDRGGHARRAARVARAVVGIEREQAALLAARQAGEADYLRADLELPLPFRSDAFDCVLALDVIEHLDGRDEFLAEARRVLRERGLLLLSAPNSRTAWKRALARAGLSPLADPTHRIEYAERELRAVCERAGFEVLRVEPVVLDTPWARLIDLIGVLSIPLYRKGVQWKRARALSNPDQSTGFRLTLRKTAV
- a CDS encoding DNA-binding protein; protein product: MSGISIESTSCRRIIGRLETGDDLRAGIIQQAKLHNVTAGTVTAIGALSRLEVSEYHQDKRRYTYPIKREAAVEVLNLTGNLTLRDEELVLHAHIVASYTDEDELLSGTVHFIGGHVVAGTVYALEFEIQAMDDVLLHRGMHGPTGLTLWDRVERKL
- a CDS encoding glycosyltransferase family 2 protein; translation: MARTVIVMPAYNAEKTLQKTLADIPEGLAEHVILVDDASTDRTAELARDLGLTVFVHERNRGYGANQKTCYREALKLGAEVVVMIHPDYQYDSALAPHLVDLIARGYFDVMLGTRIRTRGETMAGGMPWWKYLSNRFLTLAENVLTGQNLSEWHTGYRAYSRKVLETVPWERNSDDFIFDSQFLMQTAFLGFKIAEIPVPVRYYDDSSSINFKRSATYGLLTLYTALQFALARTKIHRAKLFEPK